ggttaCCCACAAAATTCTTTTGCCCTGGCCCTTGGCCCAGCCAGGCTGCTTTGTTAAACAGACAGCCGAAGAAGGCTCCTGAATAAGCCCGGTTACACAGATGTGCTGCTCGGACTCCATGTAAGTCTCTGGGGAGCTATACATGCCACCGAATGAACGTGTTCTGGGAATGAAATGAGGTCGAGGAGACATTTCCAGTTCCCATCTAGCCTGCTCCAGCCCTTGTCTCCTAATGTCATGAAGTGCCCCCTACCACCGCCCCCCTCCAGCCCCTTGCCTGGCTGGGGCAGCCAGGCCAGAGAAGAGAGCCCTGAGCAGCCCCAGCCTCGAGGCTGCGGCAGTGAGGGAGTCAGTTCCCAGTTTGTCTCTAACCTGCCCTTAGCTCAGCTCTTTCCGGGATGCCTGGCTATGAGCTGATGCAGGGCCCTGCTCCCTGGACACACACATGTGCTTTGCAGGCATTTTCCCCTCTGCTACCCAGAGCCAGACTTGGAAAGGGGGAagtgggagcagagagccccagtgTTCCAGGGGCTCTGCCTTGGCCCTCTCTGAGAATGGTGATTCAGGATTGCCCTCCAGAAGACTGCTTGAGGGGTTCCAGCACAGTCCTGGGTATGGGGAGCTTGCCAACAGCTGCACTCTTGGAGGATGGTGTGTGGAACGGCCCAGGTGTAGCTGCTTCCCCCAGGACCTCTTTTTCCTAAAGGTAGTTGTCTTGGGAAATCCTCTTgagtgccagagacagagaagtaCAGCTGGGTAGATCCGCTCTCTTTGGGATTTCTAATTTTCCAGGTACAACTGGGACAACAGTGCTTTTTTAGGATTAGGAAGGTAGTTCTCCTTAGATGATCAATGTGGGTCATTGCTGGGGCCGGCCAGGCTCAGAGAATCAGTTCATCTGCAGGCCAGGAGGGGCTCTTCTATCTAGAAAGAGCAGGGGATGCCTGTTCTCTGCCCCTCGGAGAAGGCAGGGGAAGAACTTCAGCTGTAGTGGGAGAGGTCAAGAGCAGGAGTGAGGGTCTCCCTGGAAGACTGTGGCTTCCCCTCTCCACCCTTTCTCCCCAGTAGACGAGTCTTCACAAGTAGTTTTTGTCACCTAGAAAGCCCCTTGGCAGCCTCAGGACACCCTGTAGACCTGGTGAAGCCCAGAGTGTGGCAAGACAGCCGCTCATTGCTCCTCACCCTTGgctgctggggcggggggaggggcgggcagagGATGATCCCCAAGCCCAGGCTGCACCCACTAGCTTTTTGGTGTCTTGCCGCTCGCTGATGTGTACCGTGCCTTTGGACAGAGAAACAGGGACTGGATGGTGACTTTCTTTTCCTGTTCCTGGGCCCTATGCTGGATGACTTAGGCAGATGACCCGCTGGTGGAAGGGAAGTCAGAacaggaggagcaggggagggtcagaggcccCACCTTCAGAGTTGAGGAGCTTGGCTTcaccttttcttattttatccctAAGGACAGTGTTAAATTAGCGACGGGTTGTGATTCCAGTGTTTCTCATGACTCTGAGCAATTTTGAGCGCCTCTCTGAAGAGCCCTTAGGGGGAGGACTAAAGAGAGATCTCTGGGAACACTGAGGGCCTAAGGGTAAAACTTCTCAGGTCTCTGTCTTGGAACCAAAATGAGGAGACCTGACTCAGGCCAGCAGTCTGGACGTTGGTAGAGACACGACTCTCCCACTGGCTTACGGTCTTCTGTTAGACAGGCTTTCAAGATTGGTTGGAAAAGGCACTGGAGTGTATGGGCTCTTTTCCCAAGGACCTGGTAATGCTACTACGATCTTAGGCACTTTCTAAGTCGACTTGCCAGGGTCCTCAGTGGAAGACCTCGGAGGACCTCAGAGCTTCTGAGTGCTTCTGCTTTCAGGCCCGAAgccatttttcttcctccttgttGTTTGGTGGGCTGTGGCTCAACTCTCACTTTTCCAGGTGCAGGTAGATAGCGTATCTGGAGAGAAGTCAGCACATGGCTGAGGCCAGCAAGTTGCCCGAGGCCCTTATGTCAGCCCCGAGTTTGGGACCGTGGGTAGAACTTGTGCTGGGACAAGACTCTGGCTCCATGGTTGTCCTCCAGATCCTGGAGGAGGGATAGGAGAGCATGGAGGGAGATAGGATTAGGGGAGGAGGGGAGCGGGGATTGTTTAGGAAACTGGTATCTATGGCTGGAGAAGAACACGGGACAGTTTGTGACACTGTTCAGTGTCTCTGACTGCGACTGAGTTCTGTGGCCACTAAAGATCCATTGTTTCTAGCTGCTTCCCCAGGAATGAAACATTGTCAACAGTCACTGCTCTATCAAGGCCTCAGCCCCTGCCTGCTAGAGCCAACAGAGGAGGACGGGTATACCCAGGAACCCAGTTCCCAGTTAGAGACTGTATCTCTATATCATCCGGAGATTAGATCCTGCAGGCCTCCAGGAAAGGTGTGGCCGGACGGTGCTGGGGTGTTTCAGCGAACACTTGGAGGATTTCCTGCCACCATCTAGAATTAGCCTTGCCAGAGGGAGTATGGGCACATGGACCAAGGCACATGGcaaaggagagacagaggaaccATGTGGGTATCTTGGGGAGGTGGACAGGACAGCAGGAACAAAGAGTGCTTGTTGACAGAAAACCTGGTCTCCAACCATGGCTCCATTTCTCACCAGCCATTTGACCCTAGATAAACACTTCACTTCTCAGCGTGTATTCCTTCCTTCCACCGCAACGTGAGGATGTTAAACCCCATTCAAGGTATTCAGTGACTCAGAGAAGACCAAGTCCTTAGCAAAGCTTAAGACAGGGCAGATTTTTCCCCTGATAGGACTGCACTGCCTGCTAGAATATTGAAATGCTTTCACGCTAGTTGGTACATAGCCATCATTCAGAGCCCTGTGAGTGTCCCTGAGAGCTCAGGGTCCCCTGAATTGGCCAGCGCTCAGACCATCCTAGCTTTCAAGAAGCTTAATACCACCCGTGCTTATGGGTCGTGAACTTTGCAGGAGTCATCTATGTACTTACAACTTTGGAAAAGGTTAGCTGAAGGTCAAAGGAGATAGGACCAGGGACAGTGTCCCTCACCACAGAGAATGACAAGTAGCCAGCTGGGTGGTGgtaagagcctgcttctctgcctggccTTTCTCAAGCGCCTGGGACTCAGCTAATTCCAGAGGATGGGCAGTGATGGTATTTTTCAAGGGGTAAAAGTAAGGGACAGAGGAGACCAGGGCATCCCAGGAGTTCAAGGTGAAACAAATCCTCACTCAAAGGCTAAAGAACACACAGACTTGGACGGGGACCATCGTGTGAATGCCTTCCCAGATGAGTGACTGCCCACATTGACTTTCCCTGGTAGGATACCTCTACTATATGTTCAGTGCTCTGGGCATAACGGCAGGAGCTCATCGCCTATGGAGTCACCGGACTTACAAAGCTCGGCTGCCCCTGAGGGTCTTCCTGATTATTGCCAACACGATGGCCTTCCAGGTGAGAAGCTGCCTTTTTGCTcagctcttttctctctgctcttctgaTGGTTCCGGGGGCAGAATGGAGAAGCTCAGCACCTAGAGAGGAGCCACATGCAGACAGCACTTGGCTGTCCTCTCCCCTTAGGGTCACCTTAAGCGCAGCCCCAGTCCCTAAGTCCACACTGGAAGAAGGAAGTAGGAGATACACAGATAATAGTCTCAGTGTCACGAGGTGGTGGTTTGATCCTCAGGTCCCTCTGTTATCATGTAGTCTGGGCCACTGTAGTCCTTTATCATAAGGGCTTACTGTGCCTAAGCAAGGAACTGACCCCGGTTTCCTGGGCAGGCACTGAACAAGAAATTCACGATTCGAGGTGAAAAGCTTACGATTCCTCCGCAACAGGGTGGAGGTTGATGTTTCATAGACTCTTGAACTCTGTGTCCTCAGGTATAAGAGCAAATAACTTCCGTAGCCCCATGTGCCTGACTATTCTAAGCCCTTGGCATAAATTAGCTCATGAAATTCTCACAACAGTCTTAGAAGGGAGGTACTGTGACccgcattttacagatgaggaaatggggtcACTGAGAAGTTAGGCGGACCGACATCACAGTCCTGTATCAGGCTGCCAGCCTGGCTGAGTCCAGAATTGAGGTTTGTTGAGGCGGAAGGTGAGTAGCAGAGACAGAatgcaggggagtgggagaagaactCCTGGTTGGTAAGGGGGAGCCAGGGACAGAAGATGGCCAGGGGTATGGGGCTTAGCTGGGAgcgagaggaaaaaggaaagaaactgaactgATCCCTTTCTTCATGGCAGTGTCCCAGGTACTCGGCCACAGTCAGTTATACTCTGGGTCACAGCACTTCATGCCTTGAGGGCCCTGATGTTGTCTTTGTAGGGCAAAGGAAGAGATTGAGCACATCCTTTAAGGCATTGAAAGAATTCCGGAGGAGCGCAGAGGTCATTTGGAAATGCGGTCCGGACTGTGATTTCTGTGCCATGATGTGTGTGGCACGAGACTGGAGCTCCCGGAAGCTTCACCCACTGACCAGGACCTGGAGGGCAGGCTGCCTGCCCCGGGTTCTCCATGCCCAGGGGTTTGGCACCCCATGAGGACCTTCTCCAATGCTTTTTTCTTGCTTATAGAATTGCCATATGCTTTTCTAATGAAACAGAGCTCTGTATGATCTCCTCCTCCATTCTGCCCACTCCGTAACCCTCAAGAGGCTAGTCCTACTCAGGTACCTGTCCTGGGACTTCAGATTGCTTTTCCACTTAAGCTTCAGTGGCAAgttgggggagcagaggaggcCCGCTGCAGGACTCCTCGGGTACCCTGACTCCTGGGTATTCTGTGAGGGTGGGCTTGAGAGCCAGGGGCTCTTAGAGTTGCCTCTCCCTTGGAATTCTCTGCAGAGGGAATCTCTGGCCAGGCCTACATTCCTGTTCTCTGTCCCTCCAGAACGACGTGTATGAATGGGCCCGAGATCACCGTGCCCACCACAAGTTTTCAGAAACGCATGCCGATCCTCACAATTCCCGGCGTGGTTTTTTCTTCTCTCACGTGGGTTGGCTGCTTGTGCGCAAACACCCAGCTGTCAAGGAGAAGGGTGGTTCGCTAGACTTGTCTGACCTCAAGGCTGAGAAGCTGGTGATGTTCCAGAGAAGGTAAGTGAAACAGTAACAGAGCTGGGCATCTGGTGTTTGGAGAACCCCCTTTTTTCTCTGAGAGCTTATAAACTTAACCTGAGAAATAGACGGGGTTTGCATGttccaaattaaatttaaaaccctAATAGTTAATAGCCCACAGGCTCACGGCCGTGGACTGTTGTACTTCCTCTCAGAGTTCTCTTAAGTAAACCAGTTAGATTCAGCAAATACTTAGTGACCTAGGATGGTCACGATACAGAGACAAATGTGTTACAATTCTTAACCTTCAAGGAGCTTGTAGCCTGttgggaagcagagagaaaaccGAGGGTCTGCATAACTAGGAATCGTGGTGAGATACTTTCTTTACCAATGAGAGGCACAAAGGAAAGGGAGATAGTGTAGTGGGTGGGGGTCATTGGGGAAAGGTTTATAAAGAAGAGAGCTTTGGAATCCACTGATGGGTAGAGATTTTCACAGGTGTGTGCCAGGAGGGAGagtacaaaaagaaagaacatgaaagcATGTTCCAGCAACAAAGGCCTTCTGCTTGAAGCATAGGGTGTGGTCGAAGAAAGACCAGAAAGAAGCTGATGCTATTCTTGTAGAGCCTTAAAAGCAGATTTAGGATTTAATTCGATAGGCAGTGAGAACCCATTACAGGTTTTTTGAGCGGGAATGTGGTGtaactggaggtgtgctttagaAAGGTTACTCTCAGGagggttgaaaaaaagaaaaaaaccaagtcAAGAGAGGTGAGAAGCAGGGCCAGGAGTTCGGGGCTAATGGGGGTCTGTGCTGCAGAAGCAGTGGCAGGAACAAAAGTCTGATGCAGGGAATACTAATGACACAAGAATGTAAGACTTGAGTGCTGAAGAGAAGCAGGAAATCTGTTCTCTGGGAATGTCAATGGCGTGGTCCACATTTGAGACAGTGAAGAATGGCGTGGGGCCTCCAGAGGGCTTGGGTGCCTGAAGGACAGTGACTgcctgaggaggaagagggacgATTTTGAGGTGGCTAGCGGGACCTGGAGGCAAGACACAAACCCTAGACTCTGCAAAAAACatggacagaaaagagaaaggagcctAAAGGCAGAATGGAAAAACAGCCTGGGAAGGAGAACTCGAGTTTATGAGCTGGTAACCTGGACCTCACCTGTTTCACCAAGATGGTGTGCTGCTACAGTCAGAAAGAACAGTGGATTCAGAGGCTGGAGACAAGCCTTCCAATCCTTGTTCCACCGGTTCCTACTGGTGTGATGCTAGAAAAATCATACAACCCCTCATTACCTCATTTTCTAAAAACTGGGATGTTCTCAAAAGATTGCCCCGCCCCATCCCCTCTTGCTGTGCCTCTGGCGACATGGTACTCAAGTAGAGGGGAAGAGACGGTCCCAGCAGCTACAGAGGAAAATCAGGCGGGACCAGGAGGCGTCCTCTGCCCTCTTAACCCAGCATCTGGTCTCTCACTGTAGGTACTACAAATCCGGCATTCTGCTGATGTGCTTCATCCTGCCCACCTTTGTGCCCTGCTATTGCTGGGGCGAGACCTTTCGAAACAGCTTGTTCGTCGCCACTCTGTTGCGTTACGCCATCGTGCTCAACGCCACGTGGCTGGTGAACAGCGCTGCCCACCTGTACGGATACCGCCCTTACGACAAGAACATTAGCCCCCGAGAGAACATCCTGGTGTCCCTGGGAGCTGTAGGTAAGTCCACTGTCCACAGCAAGACCCTTGCTAGTGGTCCACTGGTTCGGGTATTAGACGAAGGGCCAGAAAAACCAGATGAACCTGTTCTAGGACTTCTTTCTGGCTCGTTTTCCACTAAAGGACAGATGAGAAGACGCTTTGGAGTTGGGCTGCAGGTCCcatgaaaaaaggaaagggtaaaaagCAACAGTGCCTTTGATTTCAGGTTCTAGAACCTTCGCAAACGCTATGTTTGATCAGCCCCTTTGGGTGTTCCTTTTCCCAGTCACCTTTGGGGCTGGACTCCCAAGTCTTGCTTGGGGCAGGGAATGCATAAATGGAACAACAGGATTATCTGGATAGGCCGCGAGCCTTGTGTCTTACATTCATACATGGTATAGGAGCCCCTGGGTGCtgcagtcagttaggcatccgactccactcttggtttcgcctggggttgtgatcttggggttgtgagatcaagccccatgttgggctctgagctcacggagcagtctgcttgggattctctcttcctctgcctctgccctttcccactacactctgtctctcaaaaaaagtaagtaaatcttaactcttaaaaaaaaagaaataggctcTATAAAATGTAGAATAACTCCTTGTCATTACATTTAAtcagcttctgttttctcttgctaTATTCGAGTAGGTTGTGTTTGAAGTGTATGCTGTGTTGTACGGCTTGCTGGTGCCAATATGAAGGACATCAAAGCACTTGTTTATGGCTGTTAATGACCCCCCATCAGTCTTAtctcttgtcctttctctctggCTTCTCTTCTGTGCCGGGAGCAGCCTTACCCACAACGTGGCTTCAGGAACCACCACTAAAGTAGTTGGTTTGCTCACAAGTGCCTGCTGGCGGAGCTAATGCTGACTATCAtgaatttctttctgttgttccaGTCCCACTGGCCAGAGCCTAAGACAACGGGCTTCTGCCATCTGTCTCCGTTCTTTCTTGTCACTGCTGGCAACTAAATATAGACCTTGACCAAGGcctggaatttattttccttaagcAGACCCCTGTGGCCTCTTCCTCACTGGTGATCAGGTGCCATCATTGGTCCTACAGTATATCTAGGCAGCCTTACTGGTGCACACGTTTCTGCACACCACAGCCTCgcctttgctttctctctttagaAAATCTTCCTTTAGATTCTCAACCCTGGCTATCTCTCCTGTGTGGACTGAGGCattctttcctgtcttcttctGCCTTCTCATACATCTCACTTTGTACCCTTGTGCCTGTTCTTCCTTTGGCCCATGTTTGAAATCAGTGACTTCGGTTATGTAAGTCTTAAGATTTTCTAGAAATAGAAGTTTCTAGAATGAGATTTGTCCCACGTCACCCCAGGGTCCCCAACTCCAGCCTCTCTATGAGCATCAGTTCAGAATGGCGGCCAGTGTCTTAGGTCGTCTCCGTTGCCCTTCATCTctgctccctgtctctcccttaTCACCTCCACCTTTGTTCTGCGGTCGCTAGTTTCTACCTGCCAGTCTAATCTGTTCCTCTTGAGTTACCTGCCACGCAGTCACATGCTCATTTGCTCGAAGTCAAAGCTGACCTCCTCCCTGGAGTCTTTCTCCCGAGGTATCTTGCTACCCCAGTTGCAAAGTCTTGTCCGTCCTTCTATCTGTGGACCttccttttttctgtctctctgctggGTGTGGATCTGATTCCGTTTTAAATCTGATAAGTAGAGGTCTGTATCAAGCTTTCACAGAGCCCTGGTACAAAGCCACTTATGGAAATTAGTAATCCTGTCAGTACCTTTGGCCTGGTGGTTATCCCAGCCTCCTACTCAGTTCACACTGAATAATCAGGTGTCACACGGGGAGGACAGACCTTGACTTGCCCTGGATGGTGTCATTTACTCTGTAGGACTTCCTTCACTTGCTTGTTATTAATATCATTACTACTCTCCGGGGTTCTTTTATCTTCAAAGAGCTCACTGTGCTCTTTTATTAGCTGTTCTTGACCCAGCTTTCCCCCAGCTTTAGGAGGGTCCGTATTGTTAATTGTTGAATACCATGCAAAAGAAGAGTTCTGCCAAGAGTTGGAGAACTTGCTTTCTGTGGAAAAGAAAGCCCTGTGGAGGGCTTCCACAACTACCACCACTCCTTCCCCTACGACTACTTTGCCAGCGAGTACCGCTGGCACATCAACCTCACCACCTTCTTTATTGAGTTTGTGGAGTTTCCAAAGCTTTACCTCTTCCTGAAATTCTCTGACACCAGAATGTCTTTGTTTTCCCTCAACCCAGCAAAGTGAGCCGCTCCTCTCAGAACCTCAGAGGTGAGAGGGAATATCTAAGCATTGACTCCCTCagagaaattctgttttattagACTGTCCCCGCCCACCCAACACACCCCAGGGTGGAAGCTCATAGAACCAGAAGCCGGAGCAGTTCATTCCAAACTGGTAGAAGCTGAGGAAACACGGGGCCCTACACTGGGCCCCTTTCCTCCTGACATTGGGCTGTTAACTGCCTAGTTCTGTCTGTACTGTCCCCCCTTGTTCCCACGTAGAGGTGGTTGGAAGAAGTGCGGCCAAAGTCCTTCATTCGGgaccctctgctctccccaccctgaCACGTGCTTCTGTACCCCAAGAGCCTCTGG
This Neovison vison isolate M4711 chromosome 2, ASM_NN_V1, whole genome shotgun sequence DNA region includes the following protein-coding sequences:
- the SCD gene encoding stearoyl-CoA desaturase encodes the protein MPAHLLQEEISSSYTTTTTITAPPSRILQNGGGKLEKPSLYLEGDVRPEIKDDIYDPSYKDPEGPKPKVEYVWRNIILMFLLHVGALYGITLVPSCKTYTLIWGYLYYMFSALGITAGAHRLWSHRTYKARLPLRVFLIIANTMAFQNDVYEWARDHRAHHKFSETHADPHNSRRGFFFSHVGWLLVRKHPAVKEKGGSLDLSDLKAEKLVMFQRRYYKSGILLMCFILPTFVPCYCWGETFRNSLFVATLLRYAIVLNATWLVNSAAHLYGYRPYDKNISPRENILVSLGAVGEGFHNYHHSFPYDYSASEYRWHINLTTFFIDCMAALGLAYDRKRVSKAAVLARIKRTGDGSYKSG